In Falco biarmicus isolate bFalBia1 chromosome 6, bFalBia1.pri, whole genome shotgun sequence, the following are encoded in one genomic region:
- the TRMT11 gene encoding tRNA (guanine(10)-N2)-methyltransferase homolog isoform X4, which translates to MDKMLPYLQSDSTYKVHIHTFNKTLTQAQKIKKIDALEFLPFKGKVNLKNPEHIFWILEDYGMDPNNVPEEPFHLYFGRWIADGQRELIESYSIKKRHFIGNTSMDACLSFIMANHGRVKPNDVVYDPFVGTGGLLISSAHFGAYVCGTDIDFNTIHGLGKASRKNQKWRGPDENIRANLRQYGLEKYYLDALVSDSSRPIWRKGMLFDAIITDPPYGIREATRRTGSQKETVKSAERSADNHIFVSSNYHLSDIFFDLLKFAAEYLVMGGRLVYWLPIYRPEYTEEIIPRHPCLKLISNCEQMLSSHTSRRLITMEKVKEFKDQEQNSYLLDGQYMPYRGHNSFREKYFSGVTKRIAKEEKDNQK; encoded by the exons ATGGACAAGATG cttccatATCTACAGTCGGACTCTACTTACAAAGTACATATTCatacatttaataaaacactgactcaggcacagaaaataaaaaagatagaT GCCCTTGAGTTTCTGCCATTCAAAGGAAAAGTCAATTTAAAGAATCCAGAACACATCTTCTGGATTTTGGAAGATTATGGAATGGACCCTAATAATGTTCCAGAAGAGCCCTTTCATCTGTATTTTGGTAGATGG ATTGCAGATGGTCAAAGAGAACTTATCGAGTCCTACAGtataaaaaaaagacactttatTGGAAATACAAGCATGGATGCCTGCCTTTCTTTCATTATGGCAAACCATGGGAGAGTAAAACCCAATGATGTCGTATATGATCCCTTTGTTGGAACAG GTGGCCTTCTCATATCCTCAGCACACTTCGGAGCATATGTGTGTGGTACTGATATAGATTTCAACACAATCCATGGATTAG gcaaagcaagcagaaagaaCCAGAAATGGAGAGGTCCAGATGAAAATATCAGAGCTAATCTCCGACAGTACGGTTTAGAGAAATATTACCTTGATGCACTAGTTTCTGATTCTTCGAGACCAATATGGCGAAAAGGGATGCTGTTTGATGCAATCATTACAGATC CACCATATGGTATCAGAGAAGCTACTCGCAGAACAGgttcacaaaaggaaacagttaAGTCAGCTGAAAGAAG cGCAGACAATCACATCTTCGTTTCATCCAATTACCATCTAAGTGACATCTTTTTTGACCTGTTGAAGTTTGCAGCAGAATATCTGGTGATGGGAGGAAGATTAGTTTACTGGCTGCCGATATACAGGCCTGA ATACACAGAAGAGATCATTCCTCGCCACCCGTGCCTGAAACTTATTAGCAACTGTGAGCAGATGCTTTCCAGCCACACATCAAGGCGCCTGATAACCATGGAAAAGGTGAAAGAATTCAAG GATCAAGAGCAGAATTCTTACTTGTTGGATGGTCAGTATATGCCGTACAGGGGACACAATTCTTTCCGTGAGAAGTATTTCAGTGGTGTGACGAAGAGGATtgccaaggaagaaaaagacaatcagaagtaa
- the TRMT11 gene encoding tRNA (guanine(10)-N2)-methyltransferase homolog isoform X1 encodes MALAGAALRRYLLLLAQEHLEFRLPEITSLLSLYGGQFSSEQEIRVNSPFWILNIPSEEMARGLMKRTVCAKSIFELWGHGRSVGELYATLKNYPMDKMLPYLQSDSTYKVHIHTFNKTLTQAQKIKKIDALEFLPFKGKVNLKNPEHIFWILEDYGMDPNNVPEEPFHLYFGRWIADGQRELIESYSIKKRHFIGNTSMDACLSFIMANHGRVKPNDVVYDPFVGTGGLLISSAHFGAYVCGTDIDFNTIHGLGKASRKNQKWRGPDENIRANLRQYGLEKYYLDALVSDSSRPIWRKGMLFDAIITDPPYGIREATRRTGSQKETVKSAERSADNHIFVSSNYHLSDIFFDLLKFAAEYLVMGGRLVYWLPIYRPEYTEEIIPRHPCLKLISNCEQMLSSHTSRRLITMEKVKEFKDQEQNSYLLDGQYMPYRGHNSFREKYFSGVTKRIAKEEKDNQK; translated from the exons ATGGCGCTGGCGGGTGCCGCGCTGCGGCggtacctgctgctgctggcgcaGGAGCACCTCGAGTTCCGCCTGCCG gAAATAACATCTTTGCTCTCGCTTTATGGTGGACAATTCAGCAGTGAGCAGGAAATTCGTGTAAAT TCTCCATTTTGGATTCTCAATATTCCTTCAGAAGAGATGGCAAGGGGACTAATGAAAAGGACAGTATGTGCAAA GTCTATATTTGAACTGTGGGGTCATGGAAGATCTGTGGGGGAGCTCTATGCAACTTTGAAGAACTATCCAATGGACAAGATG cttccatATCTACAGTCGGACTCTACTTACAAAGTACATATTCatacatttaataaaacactgactcaggcacagaaaataaaaaagatagaT GCCCTTGAGTTTCTGCCATTCAAAGGAAAAGTCAATTTAAAGAATCCAGAACACATCTTCTGGATTTTGGAAGATTATGGAATGGACCCTAATAATGTTCCAGAAGAGCCCTTTCATCTGTATTTTGGTAGATGG ATTGCAGATGGTCAAAGAGAACTTATCGAGTCCTACAGtataaaaaaaagacactttatTGGAAATACAAGCATGGATGCCTGCCTTTCTTTCATTATGGCAAACCATGGGAGAGTAAAACCCAATGATGTCGTATATGATCCCTTTGTTGGAACAG GTGGCCTTCTCATATCCTCAGCACACTTCGGAGCATATGTGTGTGGTACTGATATAGATTTCAACACAATCCATGGATTAG gcaaagcaagcagaaagaaCCAGAAATGGAGAGGTCCAGATGAAAATATCAGAGCTAATCTCCGACAGTACGGTTTAGAGAAATATTACCTTGATGCACTAGTTTCTGATTCTTCGAGACCAATATGGCGAAAAGGGATGCTGTTTGATGCAATCATTACAGATC CACCATATGGTATCAGAGAAGCTACTCGCAGAACAGgttcacaaaaggaaacagttaAGTCAGCTGAAAGAAG cGCAGACAATCACATCTTCGTTTCATCCAATTACCATCTAAGTGACATCTTTTTTGACCTGTTGAAGTTTGCAGCAGAATATCTGGTGATGGGAGGAAGATTAGTTTACTGGCTGCCGATATACAGGCCTGA ATACACAGAAGAGATCATTCCTCGCCACCCGTGCCTGAAACTTATTAGCAACTGTGAGCAGATGCTTTCCAGCCACACATCAAGGCGCCTGATAACCATGGAAAAGGTGAAAGAATTCAAG GATCAAGAGCAGAATTCTTACTTGTTGGATGGTCAGTATATGCCGTACAGGGGACACAATTCTTTCCGTGAGAAGTATTTCAGTGGTGTGACGAAGAGGATtgccaaggaagaaaaagacaatcagaagtaa
- the TRMT11 gene encoding tRNA (guanine(10)-N2)-methyltransferase homolog isoform X2, with amino-acid sequence MARGLMKRTVCAKSIFELWGHGRSVGELYATLKNYPMDKMLPYLQSDSTYKVHIHTFNKTLTQAQKIKKIDALEFLPFKGKVNLKNPEHIFWILEDYGMDPNNVPEEPFHLYFGRWIADGQRELIESYSIKKRHFIGNTSMDACLSFIMANHGRVKPNDVVYDPFVGTGGLLISSAHFGAYVCGTDIDFNTIHGLGKASRKNQKWRGPDENIRANLRQYGLEKYYLDALVSDSSRPIWRKGMLFDAIITDPPYGIREATRRTGSQKETVKSAERSADNHIFVSSNYHLSDIFFDLLKFAAEYLVMGGRLVYWLPIYRPEYTEEIIPRHPCLKLISNCEQMLSSHTSRRLITMEKVKEFKDQEQNSYLLDGQYMPYRGHNSFREKYFSGVTKRIAKEEKDNQK; translated from the exons ATGGCAAGGGGACTAATGAAAAGGACAGTATGTGCAAA GTCTATATTTGAACTGTGGGGTCATGGAAGATCTGTGGGGGAGCTCTATGCAACTTTGAAGAACTATCCAATGGACAAGATG cttccatATCTACAGTCGGACTCTACTTACAAAGTACATATTCatacatttaataaaacactgactcaggcacagaaaataaaaaagatagaT GCCCTTGAGTTTCTGCCATTCAAAGGAAAAGTCAATTTAAAGAATCCAGAACACATCTTCTGGATTTTGGAAGATTATGGAATGGACCCTAATAATGTTCCAGAAGAGCCCTTTCATCTGTATTTTGGTAGATGG ATTGCAGATGGTCAAAGAGAACTTATCGAGTCCTACAGtataaaaaaaagacactttatTGGAAATACAAGCATGGATGCCTGCCTTTCTTTCATTATGGCAAACCATGGGAGAGTAAAACCCAATGATGTCGTATATGATCCCTTTGTTGGAACAG GTGGCCTTCTCATATCCTCAGCACACTTCGGAGCATATGTGTGTGGTACTGATATAGATTTCAACACAATCCATGGATTAG gcaaagcaagcagaaagaaCCAGAAATGGAGAGGTCCAGATGAAAATATCAGAGCTAATCTCCGACAGTACGGTTTAGAGAAATATTACCTTGATGCACTAGTTTCTGATTCTTCGAGACCAATATGGCGAAAAGGGATGCTGTTTGATGCAATCATTACAGATC CACCATATGGTATCAGAGAAGCTACTCGCAGAACAGgttcacaaaaggaaacagttaAGTCAGCTGAAAGAAG cGCAGACAATCACATCTTCGTTTCATCCAATTACCATCTAAGTGACATCTTTTTTGACCTGTTGAAGTTTGCAGCAGAATATCTGGTGATGGGAGGAAGATTAGTTTACTGGCTGCCGATATACAGGCCTGA ATACACAGAAGAGATCATTCCTCGCCACCCGTGCCTGAAACTTATTAGCAACTGTGAGCAGATGCTTTCCAGCCACACATCAAGGCGCCTGATAACCATGGAAAAGGTGAAAGAATTCAAG GATCAAGAGCAGAATTCTTACTTGTTGGATGGTCAGTATATGCCGTACAGGGGACACAATTCTTTCCGTGAGAAGTATTTCAGTGGTGTGACGAAGAGGATtgccaaggaagaaaaagacaatcagaagtaa
- the TRMT11 gene encoding tRNA (guanine(10)-N2)-methyltransferase homolog isoform X3 — MALAGAALRRYLLLLAQEHLEFRLPEITSLLSLYGGQFSSEQEIRVNSPFWILNIPSEEMARGLMKRTVCAKSIFELWGHGRSVGELYATLKNYPMDKMLPYLQSDSTYKVHIHTFNKTLTQAQKIKKIDALEFLPFKGKVNLKNPEHIFWILEDYGMDPNNVPEEPFHLYFGRWIADGQRELIESYSIKKRHFIGNTSMDACLSFIMANHGRVKPNDVVYDPFVGTGGLLISSAHFGAYVCGTDIDFNTIHGLGKASRKNQKWRGPDENIRANLRQYGLEKYYLDALVSDSSRPIWRKGMLFDAIITDPPYGIREATRRTGSQKETVKSAERSADNHIFVSSNYHLSDIFFDLLKFAAEYLVMGGRLVYWLPIYRPECKPSNS; from the exons ATGGCGCTGGCGGGTGCCGCGCTGCGGCggtacctgctgctgctggcgcaGGAGCACCTCGAGTTCCGCCTGCCG gAAATAACATCTTTGCTCTCGCTTTATGGTGGACAATTCAGCAGTGAGCAGGAAATTCGTGTAAAT TCTCCATTTTGGATTCTCAATATTCCTTCAGAAGAGATGGCAAGGGGACTAATGAAAAGGACAGTATGTGCAAA GTCTATATTTGAACTGTGGGGTCATGGAAGATCTGTGGGGGAGCTCTATGCAACTTTGAAGAACTATCCAATGGACAAGATG cttccatATCTACAGTCGGACTCTACTTACAAAGTACATATTCatacatttaataaaacactgactcaggcacagaaaataaaaaagatagaT GCCCTTGAGTTTCTGCCATTCAAAGGAAAAGTCAATTTAAAGAATCCAGAACACATCTTCTGGATTTTGGAAGATTATGGAATGGACCCTAATAATGTTCCAGAAGAGCCCTTTCATCTGTATTTTGGTAGATGG ATTGCAGATGGTCAAAGAGAACTTATCGAGTCCTACAGtataaaaaaaagacactttatTGGAAATACAAGCATGGATGCCTGCCTTTCTTTCATTATGGCAAACCATGGGAGAGTAAAACCCAATGATGTCGTATATGATCCCTTTGTTGGAACAG GTGGCCTTCTCATATCCTCAGCACACTTCGGAGCATATGTGTGTGGTACTGATATAGATTTCAACACAATCCATGGATTAG gcaaagcaagcagaaagaaCCAGAAATGGAGAGGTCCAGATGAAAATATCAGAGCTAATCTCCGACAGTACGGTTTAGAGAAATATTACCTTGATGCACTAGTTTCTGATTCTTCGAGACCAATATGGCGAAAAGGGATGCTGTTTGATGCAATCATTACAGATC CACCATATGGTATCAGAGAAGCTACTCGCAGAACAGgttcacaaaaggaaacagttaAGTCAGCTGAAAGAAG cGCAGACAATCACATCTTCGTTTCATCCAATTACCATCTAAGTGACATCTTTTTTGACCTGTTGAAGTTTGCAGCAGAATATCTGGTGATGGGAGGAAGATTAGTTTACTGGCTGCCGATATACAGGCCTGA atgcAAGCCTTCCAATTCATGA